The Fusarium falciforme chromosome 8, complete sequence region GTTACCTCTGGCTGGAGCGGCCAGTTCGGTCCCGGCAACGGCTTCACCACTCTTTCCGTCGTCAGCAAGAGCAAGCGCCAGATCATCTGGCCCGCTTACACCGACAAGCAGCTTGCCGGTGCCAAGATTGTCAAGCCCGATCAGTCCTACGCCCCTGCTGCCCTCCCCAAATAGGCGCATCGCTTTATATGAACGCCTGACTGCACTGATGGGAGCTTAATCAACAATGGTATACACATGTGGAGGATTGTGCCGGTATTCCCTGGAAGTGGCATGTTTGGGCATGAAACTTGTTTTGTATTCTATTGCGAAAGACTTTGTACATATTAAGATCAGACTTAGAGGCCTTGATCTGGGCTAGCAAATACATTTGAATGAAGGAATATGTTTCCGGAATGGGCATTCAAGTGACTATTGATCGACGTGAACCCTGCTTCTTTCTCTTGGCATCGTCACCTTGCAATGGATACTACATATATCGCTCCAAGTATCGACATCATGATCAGATGACCTTGAGCTAGACAAAAGTGCCCATCTCGATTAAGGCACTAGGCCGTTCATCACTTCATCAGCCAAGAGAGGAGTAGGCAACACCTCTGGGCTTAAATCCCCAATACACTTGCACATCCAGCCTCGAATTACAGAGCATGGCTGTGTGCCGTCGCTCGAGACTATTGAGCAGCTAGTTGACTTGATCAAGGGCCATTAACGCAGCGCTCTTTCAAGACCCCAGTGCTTCCTTTATCCCTAGAGCATCTTGCTGAAACTACGCCTGTATACTGGTGACTTGTGTGTTGTGGACAAGCCCGTAATAACTGTGAAAGATGCCTCTACCCAACCATCTCAATTGTCTGATCAGCCATAACCGATACCACCGCGATTTTCTGATCTCCTTGACTCTTTGGCATCCTTCAATACCGCGCATGAACGGCTTGTCGCGATGATGGAGCCGTCGTTAGCCACGAGGAACAGCCCGACGGCCTAGTTGGACTCGCATTCGCGATTTCGCTCCTTGCTTCAAAGCACATCGATCTGCTCAAAGTAATCTTCGGGCGCTTGGGTGTTGTATTCTCCAAAGAAGATACCAACCTCGAAGCCGCCAACCTTGCTTTTGCGAATTGTGCTTTTTTGTTGCCGCACCTGACACCATCTCTATACTGAGGAAATTTGGACAGCTACGGGCATCGAGACAAGTTAGCACCTCTATTAAAGCTTTCTGTATCTATGTCCCAGGCACCTGCCTTGCCTTTTAGGCCTGCGAGGTTAATGCTATGGCGCAGGCACATAGTGGTTGTCGCAAGGTAAAGCAGTTCACACTTCTAATATGGGAATGTGTCACGGCTAGCGACGCCGAGGTAAACAAAGACTTAGTAATGTCACTATCTGTGACGGCTCGGATCTGAAGTCAAAGTCAGCAGCTTCGTTGCCCATCGACCAGATAAAACTCTCTGCCGGAGAGAGTGAATGGACGCTCACGTATCGGGTTTCGACGAACGCAGTCGAGACTGGGCACAGCCAGTCCAGACGCTTCAAGCCCGAGGACTATACCACGAATGTCAGCAAACCCGAGCTGCAACAATTCGACAGAAAAGTTAAAAAGTAGTTGGAAGCACCCTAGAGTATAGCGTATAGCTGGGATCAGATGCAGCAAGGCGCATACCGTTCTTGTCCCCGATGTCTCGGCCCAGCGAGTGTCACCATGTCACAAGGCGCAGTGGTTTCCTGGCCCAGGTTCTAGATTAGTGATGTCGGGGACATCTAGGCATATCCTGTACACGTCTTCAAGTGCGACACCTAGACGTATCGTCGGCGTGGGTTCAAGGCGTGCCTACTCGTTGAGCGCACTGGCAACTCATAGTCGCCGTCATTGGATACCAGCGCCACTGTCAACACGATGCCAATGGGTTATTTGAGCTCGACAAAGGCGTCAAGGCAGTCGTTGTTTCAACTCTATTTCCCGTGCAGCGTATAAATTGGCCATGATGCAGTAGGCCTTCCAGTCCGCCCGTTCGTTACACATGACGACGATCCGGCTCAGCACTGCCTAGGTCTGGCAGGGCCACCTTAGTTGCCTGCCTTCCAATGTTATGGAAAAATTAGAAAGGGTGTCTTTTGGCGAGACTCGTCGGACAGATTTCCCAACTCGTGTTGCCTCGAGTGAGTACACATTACGACGACGAGAGTTAGTGTCTGACAAGAATCCAAGGCGACCAGCAGCCGCACCACACTACGTACGCTGCCACCTAGTTATAAACCACAAGGATGTCAGAAGCAAGCCCCAGCTATTGACTAAAAATTTAGCCCTTTACCTCTTTCTTCATCTTAGATCAATATGCACTCCCTCGGATTGCTTCTGCTTGCCCTGTCAGCATATCATCTGCTGCAGAAAGCTTCAACCACCAGAAACGAATCCTGGATATTCCCACCGCAGATCAAATTCGTGCGGCAATAACGTCTCCGAGGTCTCTAGAGACCTATCTGCAGACGCACTTGGCCGGTGAATGATGAGCAGCAGGTGCAAAACACATTTAACCACGGACGTATGTGATTGAGCACAAAGTAGCTCATATGGATGACGCCAACTAACATTTCTGTTGCAAGACTTGCGTTTGAGTGTGCAGAGAGCCGACAACTCAGTCCCCCTCAGGTATTGCATGAACGCTTTCAAGGACATCATCGCGCAATGCATCGAGGGTGCAGGGCTCTAAGGAGGCTTCTGGGACATTGATGGAGAACTATACAACATCAGCAACTCGAACTACCCCCACAACCCGCTTCTCCCTGGGGACGATGGCGGTCCCAGCAGCTTGGAGCCAAACATCAGCCGTTGCGACTATCCCAAGCACCACCCAGCTGCGTTTGTTGATAGCGGCGCAGCCCAATATCTGGAAGACTTTCTAGCTATCCAAGGTGATGGTAAATCGTTTGCTCTTCTCGGGCTTCACCTCGCTTGCTAATTTGTCCTTGTTAGACAATTGGTTCTTCGCAATGGATGGCCAAGGCACGGCCGAGCTGCCCAGCTGCGGAGTCATCGAGGGCGCCAACTGCTCCCCATCCAAGGACTGTTGCGAGTGCACGTCTACCGAGTTCTACTACATCCCGCTTGTCTCGGGCTTGATCAACCAGTTCTTTACTCGGGCCCATGAAAAGCTCCAGGATGAGACCATCCTGAATATCCTCGCCATTGACGAGATCATTGCCGACTTCAAACCAGACCCCGCTCACACCGTCGACCCCAATATCTTCAATACTATAGCCGGCGCTCTAGCCATGGCTGGGGCTGTCGCAGGGGCGGCACCAGGCCCTGCTGGGGTCATTCCTAATTTGTTCGGCGGCGTCATGACAATTGTCGGAGCCAATGTCCCCGCCCCCAAGGTGCTTCACATTGAGGCGGTCCGCAGCCAAGCTTCGGTCCACCTCAAAACCATCTTTGACGAGACGAGAAAGCCCATGGCAAATCTCCTCACCCGCTTATTTGGCAATCGCGACGTCGAGTACTCGCTATCGGACCTCGTCGACAGCATGAAGAGCAGAGGGTTTCAAGCCGTGGCTGACGTCTGAGATCCCACCGCCGTCATCTTATCCATGCCCTGGATGGGCGAGTCCGAATCTGTGGACCTTACGGGCAGCTTGACCGAGGGCATGCGTTTCATGAACCACGGACTCGTCGGAGTGACTCTCAAAGCTATGGGTTACCTGGTCATGATGATCAAGAACTACAGCGAGTCTGAATGCAGTGAGATAGAAGGATCCCAGGACATCAACAATGACTGCTACGCGGTGTCCACGGGTTCTCGAGGCTTGAGTTACAAGTTCATGGGCGCGGAAGACATCAAGCTACTACCCGAGAAGTACGGCATCGACATGGTCGAGTTCTTCAAGAACATCCGCGAGTGCAGTACGCTTGGGGATGACCTTGGTGTTGGCAGTCTTACTGTATATCCTGCGAACTTCTTCAATCTAGACTTGGCCTTGCATGTTAGTTGAGTTACGTCTTGGAATGATACCCCTTTCTCTGTTCATTACTTCCTCTTTCCCAAAGTGAGACAAGGCGCGTCGTGGTCATGGTAGGACAGCAATCTCACCTACCATGTGTTTCGCAACTGCCAGCTCTGTGGTCGCAACACGTAGTAAAGAAACGTCAATACGGAGAAATGTCGAGAATGATCTCCATACGCACGCTGTACATGGGGTTAATGTACATGTGCTGGCCGGGGACGCGCATGGAAGATCAGGATTTGGCCCGTTGTTCAACGATTCGGTGCTCGTGTACGCGAAGTGACGTCCTCACGGCTCAAGGGATATCCAGCGGATGAGATCGTTATCGGCAATTGAATCGTAAGGAATAGTAGCTTTACGAATAAATAGAGGTAAGGACAAGAAAAACAGAGGCTTGAATAGATGAATGGCGGGTGTTGTCCCTGGGGTAATGGATGCGCCAAACACGCAAAAGTACAACATTCCTACCCGGTACAGCATGGAGGTTTGAGTTGCGAAGGCACATAAAGGGACATCGCTCCACGCATTCTGCGAAAATCTGGATCAAATAACTTCACTTCGGCAGTCGCAAGTCTTGATAGATATCTGAACCTCAATTGTTACGAAAGTCAACAGCAACATGCAGACCCAGTACGCGGGCACTTAGATCGTGACAAGCCTTGTCTGGGTTGTCGCGTGCTCttcaagaaaggaaaaaaaaaaaaaaccattCTCGCGGCATGGGTGAGCTTGGGTTAAAAGTGCAGTGAACGACTAGAGATGGCGGCGCGGGAATGGTTCTAATTGATCGAGAGCAAAGACCTAATGTTGAATATGCGCATGCAGTGACACCCATGAAGGCACTGGGAATAGCCTCAATCCGAACCACCAAACCATCAATCTTCACGTGGGCACCCGGAAGCGTCGGACAGCCTTCAGCACATGACACGCATACGATACGCGGGAAAAGGGAGTCCCCCCAGCCCTGGAGACGGAGATGGCGCCAAGCGGAGGTTGACCGCCAAGACTCCCCTGGAGATGGTCAGTGGCTAGCGcccaagccaaggccaagcggCTGCCTTGTTTTTCCTCCCTCATGATTAACCCCTTGGAGATGACTATGACGGGGAGAAGAAATGATGGTTATTCTTGGCCTCTCGGCTGAGACACAGAGACCATCAACAGAAGCAGCGGACACGCACGCAGCAGAGTGAAGGCGGCGGTGATACATGGCATGTTTCAGTGGACGGGCAGcagaataaggtaatatttaaGCATACCAGGGGCTGTCGCACCGTGGTCGTGAATACGGAATCGTCGTTGGCTGTCGTGATGGTTTTTGTGGAGGTGACGGTAATTTGAGTGAGGCGCATTAGAGTTTAGCGGCAGCCATTGCACGCTCTCCCAAGGGGGGGAGACACGGACGGGACACTTGTGCTATAGTGTGATTGTAGGGGGGTTTTAGGTACCCTTTAGGTAGAGGCTCGTTGTCCAGGGCTTGCGTGGCCCTTCATTCCGGATCCAATTTTTACCTGCTGGCCTCTCTATTGCTTCTATTGTCCATCTGGGGAATTTGATCTCTATCACGGCAGACACGGACTCTCTGTGGACTCTTCGCATGCTTTTGACACCTCTTGAGCACCTCTCGCCCTGCTTTCTCGCCTTGCTTCAGGCCCTCGCCACTGCCAACCGCCGTCTGACAGCGCCCGACACTCCGTGCCCAGCTCTCTTTGTCTCTCGGCGCGTATTTTACCAACCCCTGCCCTGCTCATGACTCTCTTGGACACATTATGATAGGCCCCCTTTGGCTGTGGATCCCAATCGATGGATGTCACTTGGCTCTTGTGTCCCCTCCGGATTGCTCGGTCCCCGGGTGGTCCGTCGATCAAGGAAGAAGAGTCTTGGGTGACTGTGATGCGCAGTAGGGCGCACCAAGAAGTCTTGAATCACCGGCTGATACTTCTTGTCCACTGCGTCCTTGTTTTCAGGGGCGACCCCGTGTCCTATTACGTGGCTCTCCCTCACACCCGCCAAGACTCTTGGTTCTGTCCCTTGGCGCCGGTGACCATGGCCCCATGGTGTCTTGGCGTGAGAAGCCATCTTCGACCTTTGTTTTTCTCACTgagccatctccaagcaTTTCACTATGCCAAGATGCCCGCCAAGCGCCGTCGCTATTGGGGACTTGGCACCCCCCCCGTTGCACTGCCCCGATGCCCAGCGTCTTGGCTTTAACCGGCCGCTCATTTTCCCTTGATTGATTGACATTGAGTGTAGTGATGCGGGCTGTTCAAAGGGCCCCATGCCCCGTCCGTCCCGCCAGATCTgatcctccatcttcctgaCCCTGCTCGTGCGTGACCCAGAGGCCTCTCTCTTTGCATTTCAAGTCTTTTGTTCCCACATGAATCCTTCCGACTTGTGCTGTTCGTGAAGTTTGGACCTTCGTTTCTAATCCCCCCCGTCTCGTCTTGGTGGCGGGTCGGCATCTTCAATCTAACCCTCAAGGTCGCTCGCTCACTGCATCCTCACGACGTCGCTCATTTTCCCGTGACCTATTTTCGTTCCGACTTTTTCGACTTCAGCGTTTGTTTATTTTTCCGTCATTCACATCATGCTTTCCCTCAAGTCGGCGGCCCTCGTGGCCTTGTCGGGGGGTCTCTTCCAAACAGTCGATGCCCAATACAAGATTGGCACAAAGGGTATGTTGTTGTTTACAACGGCGACAGATTCACGCCTTTTGTAGCCGACAAGCTGATCATCCCACAGCCGAGATTAAAGACACGGCAGCAAAACTCGCCTACGATCTCATGCTGCAATATGACGGAAACACGACTGGCATGATCCCCGGTATCTTGCCTGGACCGCCCACAGAGTTCAAGGGTGACTACTACTGGTGGGAGGGAGGCGCCATGATGGGAACATATATCGGTGCGTAGGCAGATACCGACGGCGACGGAGCGACGACTAAAGAAATGCGCAGACTACTGGAAGCTCACCGGCGACTCGAGCTACAACCACGTCATCATGGAGGGCATGCTGCACCAGACGGGTGACGGCCACGACTACATGCCCGAGAACCACACCGCTTCGCTCGGGAACGACGATCAAGGCTTCTGGGGCATGTCGGCCATGCTGGCTGCCGAGAACAAGTTCCCCAACCCTCCCGAAGACAAGGCCCAATGGCTCGCCCTCGCGCAGGCCGTCTGGACGACACAGGCCCATCCCAACCGACACGACAAGGAGTGCAATGGAGGCTTGCGATGGCAGATTCCTTTTACCAATGCTGGTTACAACTACAAGAACAGTTGGTCATACTGAATGTCGGTTATGCGCTGCTGCTGACTCGTCTTAGCGATTGCCAACGGAtgcttcttcaacctcggAGCTCGACTTGCGCGATACACCGGTAACTCGACTTATGCGAAGTACGCCGAAGAGACTTGGGATTGGCTTTGGGCTGTTGAGTACATCGACCATGAGAACTGGAGGGTGTACGATGGTGGACACGTCGAGAAGAACTGCACCGACATCAACAAGGCTACATTCTCGTACAACGCTGCTATTCTGCTGCAGGGTGCGGCTTTCATGTACAACTACGTATGCTCACGGTATACCTGATGGTCACATCTATGGAAGCTAACATTTGACAGACGAATGGCTCCGAAATCTGGGAGACCCGCGTCAACAACCTTACCGATTCCCTCCTCAAGAACTTCTTCCCCAAGGGCATCGCATGGGAGGTCCCCTGCGAAGGCCGTAAGGGCGCTTGCTCGACTGACATGCTTTCCTTCAAGGGCTACGTCCACCGATGGCTCGCGGTCGTCACTCAGATCGTCCCCCACCTCAAGGAAAAGATCATCCCCGTCCTACAAACCTCGACCGAAGCCGCCGTCAA contains the following coding sequences:
- a CDS encoding Mannan endo-1,6-alpha-mannosidase, with product MLSLKSAALVALSGGLFQTVDAQYKIGTKAEIKDTAAKLAYDLMLQYDGNTTGMIPGILPGPPTEFKGDYYWWEGGAMMGTYIDYWKLTGDSSYNHVIMEGMLHQTGDGHDYMPENHTASLGNDDQGFWGMSAMLAAENKFPNPPEDKAQWLALAQAVWTTQAHPNRHDKECNGGLRWQIPFTNAGYNYKNTIANGCFFNLGARLARYTGNSTYAKYAEETWDWLWAVEYIDHENWRVYDGGHVEKNCTDINKATFSYNAAILLQGAAFMYNYTNGSEIWETRVNNLTDSLLKNFFPKGIAWEVPCEGRKGACSTDMLSFKGYVHRWLAVVTQIVPHLKEKIIPVLQTSTEAAVKQCTGGKSGRACGFYWSDGVFVDPAVDETSGAGEQMNVLAAVSSLLIGDAEPPVTNRTGGISKGDPNAGKESHDMPEPDPITQADRAGAGVLTFLILSSALGTFVWMCAFD